Proteins found in one Paenibacillus borealis genomic segment:
- a CDS encoding ABC transporter permease: MNRWKSALWVEVLKLRRSRLFWISLVSSIMVPVMIGLVFSGTIGSQSSFEGEINMAGLLKELGVVISMGGLIGFGFVFSWIFGREYSDRTVKDLLALPLSRYGVAAAKLIVAAVLCAVLALLVFMAGCLTAWLVRLDGWSLDAIVQGFSGYARICLMVICLSIPVAWMACVGRGYLTPLGVVLLTIVVAQFGGALGIVEYIPWAVPGLLSGASGEEKSHLELLSRMLPYLTGAVGIIGTLAWWRYADQT; this comes from the coding sequence ATGAATCGATGGAAATCGGCCCTGTGGGTGGAAGTCTTGAAGCTTCGCCGCTCCAGGCTGTTCTGGATTTCACTGGTGTCCAGCATAATGGTGCCGGTAATGATCGGGCTGGTCTTCTCAGGAACGATTGGCTCCCAGAGCAGCTTTGAGGGTGAGATCAATATGGCAGGACTCCTGAAAGAGCTGGGTGTTGTGATATCCATGGGGGGGCTTATCGGATTCGGGTTTGTGTTCAGCTGGATCTTCGGCCGGGAATATTCCGACCGCACTGTTAAGGATCTGTTGGCCCTGCCGCTGTCCCGGTACGGGGTGGCGGCTGCCAAGCTGATCGTTGCGGCCGTCCTGTGCGCAGTGCTGGCGCTGCTTGTGTTTATGGCCGGCTGCCTGACCGCCTGGCTTGTCCGCTTGGACGGCTGGAGCCTGGACGCCATTGTTCAGGGCTTCAGCGGATACGCACGGATCTGTCTGATGGTGATCTGCCTCAGTATTCCTGTAGCGTGGATGGCTTGTGTCGGCCGCGGCTATCTGACTCCGCTGGGCGTGGTCCTGCTGACCATTGTGGTTGCCCAGTTTGGCGGGGCCCTGGGCATTGTGGAATATATTCCATGGGCCGTTCCCGGATTACTCAGCGGCGCTTCGGGGGAGGAGAAGTCACATTTAGAGCTGCTGAGCCGGATGCTTCCTTATCTCACCGGCGCTGTTGGCATCATAGGCACGCTCGCCTGGTGGCGGTATGCCGACCAAACTTAA
- a CDS encoding ABC transporter ATP-binding protein: MSAMIQTEQLTKHFGSNHAVNGLSLEVNQGEIYGFLGLNGAGKTTTIRMLLGMIRPDSGSSYVFGQRVDAGSHKLWANIGYMVEMPYSYPELTVRENLEIIRRLRGIADRRAIDSIIDKLQLTAYRDRKAGTLSLGNGQRLGLAKAMLHHPQVLILDEPTNGLDPAGIVEVRELLRELALNHGVTIFISSHILGEVSRLTTRIGIVHQGRLLQETDVKDLQHLLRRRLLVQTRDSASARSRLLQAGYAVQQAGEETLLLRDERAIANPDHVSKLLVYADMPPTLIQVEEEDLEAYFLRMIESEGGGMKG, from the coding sequence ATGAGCGCAATGATTCAGACTGAACAATTAACCAAGCATTTTGGCAGCAATCATGCTGTGAATGGACTGTCGCTGGAGGTGAACCAGGGTGAAATTTACGGATTCCTGGGACTGAACGGTGCCGGTAAAACGACAACCATCCGTATGCTGCTGGGCATGATCCGCCCCGATTCCGGGTCCTCCTATGTGTTCGGACAGCGGGTGGATGCCGGCAGCCATAAGCTGTGGGCCAATATAGGCTACATGGTCGAGATGCCCTACTCCTATCCAGAGCTTACCGTCCGCGAGAATCTGGAGATTATCCGCAGGCTGCGGGGTATCGCAGACCGCAGGGCAATTGACAGCATCATCGATAAGCTCCAGCTTACCGCTTACCGCGACCGCAAGGCCGGGACGCTCTCCCTCGGCAACGGGCAGCGGCTGGGTCTTGCCAAGGCCATGCTGCATCATCCGCAGGTGCTGATTCTGGATGAGCCGACGAATGGGCTTGATCCGGCCGGGATTGTAGAGGTGCGTGAGCTGCTCCGGGAGCTTGCACTCAACCACGGCGTAACGATTTTTATCTCCAGCCATATTCTCGGCGAGGTCTCCAGGCTGACGACACGGATTGGCATCGTGCATCAGGGCCGGCTGCTGCAGGAGACGGATGTGAAGGATCTGCAGCATCTGCTCCGAAGACGTCTGCTGGTTCAGACCCGCGACTCTGCAAGCGCCCGGAGCAGGCTGCTCCAGGCCGGCTATGCTGTTCAGCAGGCGGGAGAGGAAACGCTGCTGCTTCGGGATGAACGCGCCATAGCAAACCCTGATCACGTCTCCAAGCTGCTGGTGTATGCGGATATGCCGCCCACGCTGATTCAGGTGGAGGAAGAGGATTTGGAGGCTTATTTTCTTAGAATGATTGAGTCTGAAGGAGGAGGAATGAAAGGATGA
- a CDS encoding TetR/AcrR family transcriptional regulator, translated as MEVASIASAESKRSPKIYDAVRTRGIILDAAEKIFAELGYSAARIDVIAKASGYNKSLIYQYYGDKLGLYTEVVKRADQIGEQITGSFINELLKNEKLVTDPAAFRSFLESMTRETVSFLLEHRSYLRILFWEAAEDWKTWNQITYRPDDATQMHELALAAQKNGILRQDLDPALFPILIINVTTATLQSSSRFEQLLGKLDSPQMRERTTRQISQFIIHGVMEPSLL; from the coding sequence ATGGAGGTGGCAAGTATAGCATCCGCAGAAAGTAAACGAAGTCCCAAAATTTACGATGCTGTCCGGACCAGAGGGATTATTCTTGATGCGGCCGAGAAGATCTTTGCCGAGCTTGGTTATTCAGCGGCACGGATTGATGTCATTGCGAAGGCGTCCGGGTACAATAAAAGCCTGATTTATCAGTATTATGGCGACAAATTGGGACTATATACAGAAGTGGTCAAACGTGCGGACCAGATCGGCGAACAGATTACAGGCTCGTTCATTAATGAATTACTGAAGAATGAGAAGCTTGTAACAGACCCTGCGGCGTTTAGGAGCTTCCTGGAATCGATGACCCGGGAGACGGTATCCTTCCTTCTGGAGCACCGGAGTTACCTGAGAATTCTGTTCTGGGAGGCCGCTGAAGACTGGAAGACCTGGAATCAGATCACCTATCGTCCGGACGATGCTACTCAGATGCATGAGTTAGCCTTAGCAGCGCAGAAGAACGGAATTCTCCGTCAGGATTTGGACCCGGCGTTGTTCCCTATTCTGATTATAAATGTGACTACAGCTACCCTGCAGTCGTCTTCACGGTTTGAGCAGCTGCTCGGTAAGCTGGATTCCCCGCAGATGCGAGAGCGGACCACCCGGCAGATCTCGCAGTTTATCATCCATGGCGTAATGGAGCCGTCTTTGCTGTAA
- a CDS encoding stalk domain-containing protein, with amino-acid sequence MTARRTALLSLLGLTLLASASVHAEAAATPKPISIYLDGQQLQPEARPLNISGTVLVPMRNLFEAQGAGLSWNNTSKTVTATKGGTTLTYTLGSATARLNGQPIALSVPGQLSQGYSMIPLRFVSEALGSTVTWDAATGSVFISSAAAYNTSVTWGVNLRSSPDSDSEANTLALLPAGSKVQVIREVNALWLEVQTEDHVTGYLSSKPKYTDYKSGSLLQKQGEALIAYGKKYLNAPYVFGASPDQTDTFDCSSFVKRVFADTLSVELPRVSYDQALEGTEVGVDELRTGDLLFFSARGIDIGHVAIYAGNNQMLHTYSKELGVHIEAFDSQWKKRFVTARRML; translated from the coding sequence ATGACAGCAAGAAGAACTGCGCTGCTCTCCCTGCTCGGGCTGACCCTGTTAGCCTCAGCCTCAGTCCATGCAGAAGCAGCCGCTACCCCTAAACCTATCTCCATCTATCTTGACGGCCAGCAGCTTCAGCCCGAAGCCCGGCCGCTTAACATCAGCGGTACAGTGCTGGTACCCATGCGCAATCTGTTTGAAGCCCAGGGAGCCGGGCTATCCTGGAATAATACGAGCAAGACTGTGACGGCCACCAAAGGCGGCACCACGCTGACCTACACTCTAGGTTCGGCCACTGCCCGGCTGAACGGGCAACCGATTGCCCTGAGCGTACCGGGCCAGCTGTCGCAGGGCTACAGCATGATCCCCCTGCGCTTCGTAAGTGAAGCACTGGGCAGCACCGTTACCTGGGATGCAGCAACCGGTTCCGTCTTCATCTCTTCGGCCGCAGCCTATAATACCTCGGTCACTTGGGGCGTGAATCTGCGCAGCTCCCCGGATTCGGACAGCGAAGCCAACACGCTGGCCCTGCTGCCCGCAGGCAGCAAAGTCCAAGTTATCCGCGAAGTGAATGCCCTCTGGCTGGAAGTGCAGACGGAGGATCATGTAACCGGATATCTGTCCTCCAAGCCGAAATATACGGATTACAAAAGCGGCTCACTGCTGCAGAAGCAGGGGGAGGCGCTGATTGCCTACGGGAAGAAATACCTGAATGCACCTTATGTATTCGGGGCTTCACCGGATCAGACGGATACGTTCGACTGCTCGTCTTTTGTGAAACGGGTATTTGCGGACACGCTGTCGGTTGAGCTTCCCCGTGTCTCTTATGATCAGGCGCTGGAAGGCACAGAGGTTGGAGTGGACGAGCTCCGCACAGGAGATCTGCTGTTCTTCAGCGCCCGGGGGATTGATATTGGACATGTGGCTATCTATGCCGGAAATAATCAGATGCTGCATACCTATTCCAAAGAGCTGGGTGTACATATCGAGGCGTTCGACAGCCAGTGGAAGAAACGTTTCGTGACCGCCCGCAGAATGTTATAA
- a CDS encoding sensor domain-containing diguanylate cyclase, protein MDKRLEYAPCGYISITHEGMITEMNQTFLDMTGYQREELEHKHLESIMSKANQLVFHSYFYPNINLHGHVDELFISLKDRSGQSIPYILNGRRYENEGVEVIDCALVQMSKRMDYERELRSAKKQIEEAYWEKEQTLAELKQLHAEIGQKQAELLELNAILVERSTTDKLTGLKNRRYFQETLEEHIRGYREQGRLFSLLILDIDHFKKVNDTLGHQAGDDVLEQMGSILSHHCREQDIAARYGGEEFVLILPDINTQESILIADNLRHEIAQAAWGSRIPGGITASVGIATFAGTDNEATLLRKADQALYTSKEQGRNRVTHSMDSSALPW, encoded by the coding sequence ATGGATAAACGGCTGGAATATGCCCCTTGCGGGTATATTTCCATTACACATGAGGGTATGATCACGGAGATGAACCAGACCTTCCTCGATATGACGGGCTATCAGCGGGAGGAGCTGGAGCACAAGCATTTGGAATCGATTATGTCGAAAGCCAACCAGCTTGTTTTCCATTCGTATTTTTATCCTAATATTAATTTGCACGGGCATGTGGATGAGCTGTTCATCAGTCTGAAGGACAGAAGCGGCCAGTCCATTCCGTACATCCTGAACGGCAGGCGTTATGAGAATGAGGGCGTAGAGGTTATTGACTGTGCACTGGTTCAGATGAGCAAGCGCATGGACTATGAGCGGGAGCTGCGGTCAGCCAAGAAGCAGATAGAGGAAGCATACTGGGAGAAAGAGCAGACGCTAGCCGAGCTGAAGCAGCTTCATGCCGAGATTGGGCAGAAGCAGGCGGAACTGCTGGAGCTGAATGCCATTCTGGTTGAACGCTCCACTACAGACAAGCTTACCGGACTGAAGAATAGGCGGTATTTCCAGGAAACCCTGGAGGAGCATATCAGAGGGTATAGGGAACAGGGACGTTTATTTTCGCTGCTGATCCTCGATATAGACCACTTCAAGAAGGTAAACGATACGCTGGGACATCAGGCAGGGGATGATGTGCTGGAGCAAATGGGGAGTATCCTCAGCCATCATTGCCGGGAGCAGGATATTGCGGCCAGATATGGCGGTGAAGAGTTCGTGCTCATTCTTCCGGATATTAATACCCAGGAGTCCATACTGATTGCGGACAACCTGCGTCATGAAATTGCCCAAGCGGCATGGGGATCGCGTATTCCCGGCGGCATTACGGCAAGTGTGGGTATTGCTACATTTGCAGGAACGGATAATGAGGCAACTCTGCTGAGAAAAGCGGATCAGGCGCTCTACACCTCCAAAGAGCAGGGCCGGAACCGTGTCACGCATAGCATGGATTCCAGCGCACTGCCCTGGTAG
- a CDS encoding alpha/beta fold hydrolase — translation MKEVIVRNKVKVIGEGEQTLVLAHGFGCDQSMWQFITPAFEKKYRLVLFDYVGSGNSDLSAYSGEKYSSFGGYVQDVLDVMDSLQLTDVIFVGHSVSSMIGMLAAIERPEHFRKMIMIGPSPCYLNDGEGYVGGFERSDITELLEMMEMNFSGWASFMAPLAMKNPELPELTKDLERTFISGDPVIAREFAEVTFLSDHRAELAKSTVPTLILQCSDDSIVPIEVGEYLHKHLSNSTFRLLEAKGHYPHISHPEETITMINEYLQMD, via the coding sequence ATGAAAGAGGTTATTGTACGCAACAAGGTAAAAGTTATCGGTGAAGGGGAGCAGACCCTCGTTTTGGCCCATGGGTTCGGCTGTGACCAGAGCATGTGGCAATTTATAACGCCTGCTTTTGAGAAGAAGTACCGCCTGGTGCTTTTTGATTATGTAGGTTCGGGCAATTCGGATCTTTCAGCGTACAGCGGAGAGAAGTATAGCAGCTTCGGCGGCTATGTGCAGGACGTGCTTGATGTTATGGATTCACTGCAGCTGACCGATGTTATATTTGTAGGCCACTCTGTCAGCTCGATGATCGGAATGCTTGCTGCGATTGAACGGCCGGAACATTTCCGCAAAATGATTATGATCGGCCCTTCCCCCTGTTATCTGAACGACGGTGAGGGGTATGTCGGCGGATTTGAGCGGAGCGATATCACCGAGCTGCTGGAAATGATGGAGATGAATTTCTCCGGCTGGGCCAGCTTCATGGCACCGCTGGCGATGAAGAATCCTGAGCTGCCTGAGCTTACGAAGGATCTGGAGCGGACTTTTATTTCCGGGGACCCGGTCATTGCCAGGGAATTTGCCGAGGTTACATTCTTGTCTGATCACCGGGCCGAGCTGGCGAAGTCAACCGTTCCCACACTGATTCTGCAATGCTCGGATGACAGTATTGTCCCGATAGAGGTTGGGGAATACCTCCATAAGCATTTAAGCAACAGTACCTTCCGGCTGCTGGAAGCCAAGGGTCATTATCCGCATATCAGCCACCCGGAAGAGACCATTACGATGATTAACGAATACCTGCAAATGGATTGA
- a CDS encoding zinc ribbon domain-containing protein YjdM: MNELPNCPQCSSVYTYEDGVLLVCPECGHEWSLNAENASNGDQKVVKDSNGNVLADGDTITVIKDLKVKGSSSVLKIGTKVKNIRLVEGDHDIDCKIDGFGAMKLKSEFVRKA, from the coding sequence ATGAATGAATTACCAAACTGCCCGCAGTGCAGTTCCGTGTACACCTATGAGGACGGAGTGCTTCTGGTATGCCCGGAATGCGGACATGAGTGGTCTCTGAACGCAGAGAATGCAAGCAACGGGGACCAGAAGGTGGTTAAGGATTCGAACGGCAATGTTCTGGCTGACGGGGACACCATAACGGTGATTAAAGACCTCAAGGTAAAAGGCAGCTCATCCGTTCTGAAGATAGGCACTAAGGTGAAGAACATCCGGCTGGTGGAAGGCGACCATGATATCGATTGTAAAATTGACGGGTTTGGCGCAATGAAGCTGAAGTCGGAGTTTGTCCGCAAAGCATAG
- a CDS encoding GNAT family N-acetyltransferase yields the protein MSPESLQIQASILNSQPAFNLMVEHKAYLDPLEILEDNRKNLDMGEKMLYIKLHNEYAGLITYLPDYSLDHHPWIGLLVIHKQYSRQGIGKTAVHELERMFKQQGLHTVRLAVQLENKAGEAFWTGNGYVRIRSAIDNHNNEVDVYGKQFN from the coding sequence TTGTCTCCGGAAAGCCTTCAGATTCAAGCCTCGATCCTTAACTCCCAGCCTGCCTTCAACCTCATGGTGGAGCATAAAGCTTACCTCGATCCGCTGGAGATCCTTGAAGACAATAGGAAGAACCTCGATATGGGAGAAAAGATGCTGTACATCAAGCTCCATAACGAATACGCCGGGCTGATCACCTACCTTCCCGATTACAGCCTGGATCATCATCCCTGGATCGGACTCCTCGTTATTCACAAGCAATATAGCCGGCAGGGTATCGGGAAGACTGCAGTCCATGAACTGGAGCGGATGTTTAAGCAGCAGGGCTTACATACGGTCAGGCTGGCTGTTCAGCTGGAGAATAAGGCAGGGGAAGCATTCTGGACTGGGAACGGCTATGTCCGGATCAGAAGCGCCATAGATAACCACAATAATGAAGTTGATGTCTACGGGAAGCAGTTTAATTAA
- a CDS encoding catalase, which yields MKESDRISDRPASDDEYSSLAAEAVDAIEDLSGVHPGYRCAHARGTCCRAFFRPSGLGMEFTTAAHLQEQQVDAVVRFSGSSTDPALADLLSPAKGMAVQFILPDGGVTNLVGVTIPVFFARTPESFIDIVRTAHRAQAGTLGTLELIKEIMAHFSESKTSLLAVKRLKPPASYAESYYFCIHAYLMVDSEGRKLPVKFEWIPETGVRTLSAEDAAQQPDNYLEDELELRFKDESAIFQLAAVLGEEGDPTDDPTRAWPEDRRRIDLGRLHISEIIPEPEGLVMDPTAITPGILLSDDPILNFRSAVYADSHHRRSQGR from the coding sequence ATGAAAGAATCTGATCGGATCAGTGATCGCCCCGCAAGCGATGACGAATATTCCAGCCTGGCCGCTGAAGCCGTAGACGCGATCGAGGATCTGTCCGGGGTTCATCCGGGATACCGCTGCGCGCATGCCAGGGGAACCTGCTGCCGCGCTTTCTTCCGGCCAAGCGGCCTGGGCATGGAATTCACTACCGCTGCGCATCTTCAGGAGCAGCAGGTGGACGCAGTGGTCCGTTTCTCGGGCAGCTCCACCGATCCGGCGCTGGCGGATCTTCTCTCTCCGGCCAAAGGTATGGCTGTCCAGTTCATCCTGCCGGATGGCGGTGTCACGAATCTGGTCGGAGTGACGATACCTGTCTTCTTTGCCCGCACCCCCGAGTCATTCATAGATATTGTCCGTACGGCACACCGCGCACAGGCTGGCACGCTCGGGACCCTGGAGCTGATCAAGGAGATCATGGCCCATTTCAGCGAGAGCAAGACGAGCCTGCTGGCCGTGAAACGGCTCAAGCCGCCTGCCAGCTACGCGGAGAGCTATTATTTCTGCATTCATGCTTATCTTATGGTGGATTCAGAGGGACGGAAGCTGCCTGTGAAGTTCGAGTGGATTCCCGAAACGGGAGTGCGTACGCTATCGGCCGAGGATGCGGCGCAGCAGCCGGACAATTATCTGGAGGATGAGCTGGAGCTGCGCTTCAAGGATGAGTCGGCCATCTTCCAGCTTGCTGCTGTTCTCGGTGAGGAAGGGGACCCCACGGATGACCCCACCCGCGCTTGGCCTGAGGACCGCCGGAGAATCGATCTCGGGCGGCTGCATATTTCGGAGATTATCCCGGAACCGGAGGGGCTGGTAATGGACCCCACCGCCATCACGCCCGGGATACTGCTGTCGGACGATCCGATTCTTAATTTCCGCAGTGCAGTCTATGCCGATTCCCATCATAGACGAAGTCAAGGAAGATGA
- a CDS encoding diacylglycerol/lipid kinase family protein: MQQAMIIINPASGKADARDYIRSAEEVLQSAGYQVKTHETAGEGDATAFCLQACSEGYDLVVAIGGDGTLHETMNGLADQEHRPALGIVPMGTVNDFARALQIPLNPADAIRTLSSSRTQRVDMGRLNDRLFVNVVAAGSLAGSLSSVTSEDKTRLGFLAYLKEGIKELASNSAHALTITHDGEVWEGSSPLFIAALTNSVGGFEKLAPGAAVDDGLIHCFIVKDLHLLNTVTVSISLLLGNLRNHKDVIYFTAREVSVHSAEPVKTNADGEEGPPLPIRLRTIPRHIRVIVPEQ; this comes from the coding sequence ATGCAGCAGGCTATGATTATCATTAACCCTGCGTCCGGCAAAGCAGACGCGCGGGACTATATCCGCAGCGCGGAAGAAGTTCTGCAAAGCGCAGGCTATCAGGTTAAGACCCATGAAACCGCCGGGGAGGGGGATGCAACTGCGTTCTGCCTGCAGGCATGCAGTGAAGGCTATGATCTGGTGGTGGCCATCGGCGGAGACGGCACCCTTCACGAGACCATGAATGGACTTGCCGATCAGGAGCACCGCCCTGCGCTGGGGATCGTGCCCATGGGAACGGTCAATGACTTCGCCCGTGCCTTGCAGATTCCGCTAAATCCTGCAGATGCCATCCGGACGCTCTCTTCCTCGCGTACCCAAAGAGTCGATATGGGCCGGCTGAACGACCGGCTGTTCGTCAATGTGGTGGCTGCAGGTTCACTCGCCGGCTCGCTCTCTTCCGTTACCTCCGAAGACAAGACCAGGCTCGGTTTCCTGGCCTATCTGAAAGAAGGCATCAAAGAGCTGGCCAGCAACAGCGCGCACGCTCTGACCATTACGCATGACGGGGAGGTCTGGGAGGGCTCCTCGCCGCTTTTTATCGCGGCACTCACGAATTCAGTAGGCGGATTCGAGAAGCTTGCACCCGGTGCTGCTGTAGATGACGGGCTGATCCACTGCTTCATCGTCAAAGATCTCCATCTGCTGAACACCGTTACGGTCAGTATCTCTTTATTGCTCGGCAACCTGAGAAATCATAAAGATGTTATTTATTTCACGGCCAGAGAGGTTTCGGTCCACTCTGCCGAGCCGGTGAAGACCAATGCCGACGGTGAAGAAGGACCTCCGCTGCCGATCCGGCTACGCACGATTCCGCGTCACATCCGGGTCATTGTGCCGGAGCAGTGA
- a CDS encoding phosphotransferase family protein, translating into MNANIIRALEARYACRLERLTGGYTNFAYLMAGAEPPLVAKVTNLSNEDTLNEIQVMKLVQGSCDTPSIHEVSEMEGMRIIVMDCMPGISAQSVLDAGDWARAEQIYSRMGHLLASQIHSQPYNQQEQGIRRSNRSALSQMIKKLEFVPGSLSRYSLQLLSAADAQDQPWVLTHGDFGVHNILCEEEGALHVLDWEWAEWGGPLSDVAWVCWFTKLHYPGQALKLNAAFVRGYLSSNPLVFSPQQLKAASLYKVWNVLHRLRIAPKEVQREWVRRLEWTLNEDFSDLHGIS; encoded by the coding sequence ATGAATGCTAATATCATCAGAGCGCTGGAAGCAAGATATGCCTGCCGGTTGGAGCGGCTTACAGGAGGGTATACAAATTTCGCCTATCTGATGGCGGGGGCGGAGCCTCCGCTTGTAGCCAAAGTAACGAATCTGTCCAATGAAGACACGCTCAATGAGATTCAGGTCATGAAGCTGGTGCAGGGAAGCTGTGATACACCGTCCATCCATGAGGTGTCAGAGATGGAAGGGATGCGGATTATAGTGATGGACTGCATGCCTGGCATAAGCGCACAGTCCGTTCTTGATGCAGGAGACTGGGCAAGAGCGGAACAAATATACAGCAGAATGGGCCACTTACTGGCTTCCCAGATTCATTCGCAGCCGTATAATCAGCAGGAGCAAGGGATACGGCGGAGCAACAGATCCGCACTTAGCCAGATGATTAAGAAATTAGAATTCGTACCCGGCTCCTTGAGCAGGTATTCGCTCCAGCTTCTATCTGCTGCCGATGCCCAAGACCAGCCGTGGGTGCTGACACATGGGGATTTCGGGGTACATAACATACTCTGTGAAGAGGAAGGTGCACTTCATGTGCTGGACTGGGAATGGGCCGAATGGGGCGGTCCGCTGAGTGATGTGGCCTGGGTCTGCTGGTTCACGAAGCTGCATTATCCCGGGCAGGCCCTGAAGCTGAATGCAGCCTTCGTCCGGGGCTACCTGTCAAGCAATCCGCTGGTATTCTCACCGCAGCAATTAAAGGCAGCCAGCTTATATAAAGTGTGGAATGTGCTGCACCGTCTGCGGATTGCCCCCAAAGAGGTGCAGCGTGAATGGGTGCGGCGTCTGGAGTGGACGCTGAATGAGGATTTCAGTGATCTGCACGGGATTAGCTGA
- a CDS encoding DinB family protein — MVHAKDVLASQLLANANDPSWHLPFIQAVEAVTEEEAFWKPGADVSSIAELTRHLLYWNETWQIRYREGRVDVPPIGDNNRSFVVPEGIAFSELRGSLLQTLLQWQTLLSEEKLEEQVKGFPEPAAWWEIISNAATHNAYHIGQMVVIHKLYSTLQQ, encoded by the coding sequence ATGGTTCATGCCAAGGATGTGCTTGCCAGTCAATTATTGGCTAATGCCAATGATCCCAGCTGGCATCTTCCGTTCATTCAGGCGGTAGAGGCGGTTACAGAGGAAGAAGCTTTCTGGAAGCCGGGAGCGGACGTGAGCAGTATTGCTGAGCTCACCCGTCATTTGCTGTACTGGAATGAGACCTGGCAGATCAGGTACCGGGAAGGGCGGGTGGATGTCCCTCCGATTGGTGATAACAACCGCAGCTTTGTGGTCCCGGAGGGTATTGCATTCAGCGAACTGCGGGGAAGCCTGCTGCAGACCCTGCTCCAATGGCAGACCCTGCTGTCTGAAGAGAAACTTGAGGAACAGGTGAAGGGATTCCCCGAACCGGCTGCATGGTGGGAAATCATCAGCAATGCGGCAACTCATAATGCCTATCATATCGGCCAGATGGTCGTGATTCACAAACTCTACAGCACGCTTCAGCAGTAA
- a CDS encoding phosphatidate cytidylyltransferase, with amino-acid sequence MNRSLFTLVLIFAALSVIHLLYLAVSRLQKDKDYTGIGFRIKTWWGMLFIFCLATLSNSVVSLLSLMVLAFFALKEYFSMIRTRKADRRLFLWAYLSIPLQFYWVYIEWYGMFIVFIPVYVFLLLPLPRLINKGTLGFLRSVSATQWGLMLMVFGLSHLAYFQFASPEYGAGLVLFLVVLTQLNDAVHYLASIYFGKHKIVPTSNPYLTWEGFACAFVVTTAVSYLIYPHLTPLNPAFGYLSGMLISLSGFFGSLTVSVLKRDLLIGDDDKFAALKKSYLSRIDSLTYTAPVFFHVIRYFFDFM; translated from the coding sequence ATGAACCGCTCGTTATTTACGCTCGTGCTTATTTTTGCAGCTTTATCGGTCATACACTTATTGTATCTTGCTGTCAGCAGACTGCAGAAGGACAAGGACTATACCGGAATCGGCTTCCGGATCAAAACCTGGTGGGGCATGCTGTTCATCTTCTGCCTGGCTACCCTGTCCAATTCCGTCGTCTCCCTGCTGTCTTTGATGGTGCTGGCCTTCTTCGCCCTCAAAGAGTATTTCTCCATGATCCGGACAAGAAAAGCGGACCGCAGGCTGTTCCTGTGGGCGTACCTGTCCATTCCGCTGCAGTTCTACTGGGTCTATATCGAGTGGTACGGGATGTTCATTGTCTTCATTCCGGTCTATGTGTTCCTGCTGCTGCCGCTTCCGCGGCTGATCAACAAAGGCACCCTCGGCTTCCTGCGCAGTGTCAGCGCCACCCAGTGGGGACTCATGCTCATGGTCTTCGGGCTAAGCCACCTGGCCTACTTCCAATTTGCGTCACCGGAGTATGGGGCCGGTCTTGTCCTGTTCCTGGTCGTGCTGACCCAGCTCAATGATGCCGTTCACTATCTGGCCTCGATCTATTTCGGCAAACACAAAATCGTTCCCACCTCCAACCCCTACCTGACCTGGGAAGGATTCGCCTGCGCGTTCGTTGTGACTACAGCGGTCTCCTATCTGATCTATCCGCACCTCACACCGCTGAACCCGGCCTTCGGGTATCTCTCCGGCATGCTGATCAGCCTCAGCGGCTTCTTCGGCAGCCTGACCGTATCTGTGCTCAAGCGCGATCTGCTGATCGGCGATGATGATAAATTCGCTGCGCTGAAGAAAAGCTACCTCAGCCGCATAGACAGCCTTACCTATACCGCCCCCGTGTTCTTTCATGTCATCCGGTACTTTTTCGACTTCATGTAG